A genome region from Oncorhynchus gorbuscha isolate QuinsamMale2020 ecotype Even-year linkage group LG26, OgorEven_v1.0, whole genome shotgun sequence includes the following:
- the LOC124015365 gene encoding chondroadherin-like protein, with product MLLVILLPAQAGKCPKFCICDNSKLTMACIGKNLTQVPPTIDEITEKLDLSKNDIQVLPTHAFLHIPHLTHLTLQRCNIRAVREGAFRTLGRLVSLNLANNNIEILYQESFDGLSSLKQLTLDHNRVEEIQPGAFTQLGFLNMLSLTHNQLVYIPNMAFRGLHNIKWLRLSRNSLNNLAMEAFAGLFTLTRLSLNHNELQFFPTQTMTRLAQVTRLDLSYNPMTYLGEDTVSMPKLTHLYLDHMSLQDLSDTAMSRAPLLSHLDLSHNQLRYLEPLSGPMELARLNLTGNPIHCNCYLRPLKEWAKKGKVKLMGVCAGPPHLSDEPLEGVGPMELRCRSREDMIKEEFEEQEETRERALPTAKPKKIKCPDNCDCDVKAQHATCENRGHTKVPYGFPSNSQLLDLRSNHFHYVPSNSFPGTDQVVSLHLEHCKVREIEGGAFRGMKALVYLYLSDNDLTSLGSETFIGAPELTYLHLEGNQLAMFPGAALAPLPSLLVLHLERNTIGKLERTGQLSSVPKLRGLYLTNNTISTIAPGALNSAHLDTLHLGSNQLAEVPTDGLSKASSLTELCLSGNSIRWVGPKAFLPVSKSLRQLYMDDMGLEKMSRDSLVGLGSGLTTLSLRGNQLEELPDLSPLTGLEVINLAHNPLLCDCTLLPLRRWMENVSLKMTATCGHPPEFRGQSVRDVHVFKSCPGESASPGKTLKGFKDTKSINPKPTLLKVTMAKAKPGKAKPMPTKSKAKPLKNPKAPASQKTRRLIKKLIDCHQVPEQAYGVRVSTLDSSILNPAI from the exons ATGCTCTTGGTCATACTTTTACCAGCTCAAGCGGGAAAGTGCCCAAAGTTCTGCATCTGCGACAACTCCAAACTCACCATGGCCTGTATCGGCAAGAATCTGACTCAGGTTCCCCCCACGATAGATGAG attacagagAAACTGGACCTGAGTAAAAACGATATCCAGGTTCTGCCTACCCATGCGTTCCTGCACATCCCGCACCTCACGCACCTCACCCTGCAGCGGTGTAACATCAGAGCGGTGCGTGAGGGGGCCTTCCGCACCCTGGGCCGTCTCGTCTCCCTCAACCTGGCCAACAACAACATCGAGATCCTTTACCAG GAGTCTTTTGATGGCCTGTCATCCCTAAAGCAGCTGACGTTGGACCATAACCGTGTTGAGGAGATCCAGCCAGGGGCCTTCACTCAGCTGGGCTTCCTCAACATGCTGTCCCTCACACATAACCAGCTGGTCTACATCCCCAACATGGCCTTCCGGGGCCTGCACAACATCAAGTGGCTGCGTCTCAGTCGCAACTCCCTCAACAACCTGGCCATGGAGGCCTTCGCTGGCCTCTTCACCCTCACACGCCTCAGCCTCAACCACAATGAGCTGCAGTTCTTCCCCACACAGACTATGACCCG ACTGGCTCAAGTCACTCGCCTGGACCTGAGCTACAACCCCATGACCTACCTGGGTGAGGATACTGTCTCCATGCCGAAGCTCACCCACCTCTACCTGGACCACATGTCCCTACAGGACCTCTCAGACACAGCCATGTCCCgggcccccctcctctcccacctggaccTCAGCCACAACCAGCTGCGCTACCTGGAGCCCCTCTCTGGCCCCATGGAGCTAGCCCGCCTCAACCTAACAGGAAACCCCATCCACTGTAACTGCTACCTGAGGCCCCTGAAGGAGTGGGCCAAGAAAGGGAAGGTGAAGTTGATGGGGGTCTGCGCgggtccccctcacctctctgacgAGCCCCTGGAGGGAGTGGGACCTATGGAGCTGCGGTGCCGGAGCAGGGAGGACATGATAAAGGAGGAGTTTGAAGAGCAGGAGGAGACCAGGGAGCGTGCACTGCCCACAGCCAAGCCTAAGAAGATCAAGTGTCCTGATAACTGTGACTGTGAT GTGAAGGCTCAGCACGCCACATGTGAGAACCGTGGTCACACCAAAGTCCCCTACGGCTTCCCCTCTAATTCCCAGCTCCTGGACCTGCGCAGCAACCACTTCCATTATGTCCCTAGCAACAGTTTCCCCGGTACAGACCAGGTGGTCTCTCTGCATCTGGAGCACTGCAAGGTCCGTGAGATCGAAGGCGGTGCCTTCCGGGGCATGAAGGCCCTGGTCTACCTCTACCTGTCTGACAATGATCTCACCTCCCTGGGCTCAGAGACTTTCATTGGGGCCCCTGAGCTCACCTACCTCCACCTGGAAGGGAACCAGCTGGCCATGTTCCCTGGGGCTGCCCTTGCCCCCCTGCCCAGCCTACTTGTGCTCCACCTGGAGCGGAACACTATCGGTAAGCTGGAGCGGACAGGCCAGCTCTCCTCAGTCCCCAAGTTGAGAGGACTCTACCTGACCAATAACACCATATCTACTATAGCCCCCGGcgctctcaactccgcccacctaGATACCCTTCATCTGGGGTCTAATCAGCTTGCTGAGGTGCCTACCGACGGGCTGTCCAAGGCCTCCAGTCTGACCGAGCTCTGCCTCTCTGGAAATTCCATTCGTTGGGTCGGACCAAAGGCGTTCCTTCCTGTGTCCAAGAGCCTAAGGCAGCTGTATATGGATGACATGGGTCTGGAGAAG ATGTCCAGAGACTCCCTGGTGGGGCTGGGCTCTGGGCTGACTACTCTGTCTCTGAGGGGGAACCAGCTGGAGGAGCTGCCTGACCTGAGCCCACTCACTGGGCTGGAGGTCATCAACCTGGCCCACAACCCCCTGCTATGTGATTGCACCCTGCTGCCACTCCGCAG gTGGATGGAGAATGTGAGTCTGAAGATGACAGCCACCTGTGGTCACCCTCCTGAGTTCCGGGGCCAAAGTGTGAGGGATGTCCATGTCTTTAAGAGCTGTCCAGGGGAGAGTGCTTCTCCTGGCAAGACCCTCAAAGGATTCAAGGACACAAAATCAATAAATCCCAAACCCACTCTCCTCAAGGTGACCATGGCAAAAGCCAAGCCAGGAAAGGCTAAACCCATGCCAACCAAGTCCAAAGCCAAGCCTCTGAAGAACCCTAAGGCACCAGCATCCCAAAAAACAAGAAGACTTATAAAAA AGCTCATCGACTGCCACCAGGTGCCAGAACAGGCCTATGGTGTAAGGGTTAGCACTCTGGACTCCAGCATTCTGAATCCAGCGATCTGA
- the LOC124015652 gene encoding ran GTPase-activating protein 1-like isoform X1, whose amino-acid sequence MATDAVTQLADSLAKTQVTEGELSYKGQGRKFDNAQSVEEMVKEIQEFKGLQALRLEGNTYGVEAAQAIAKALETKSEFKYCYWSDMFTGRLRSEIPPALNSLGAALMTAGARLTVLDLSDNAFGPDGVKGIEKLLKSTACHTLQELRLNNCGMGIGGGKILAAALTECYKQSSAQGTPLGLKVFIAGRNRLENDGATALAQAFQLMGSLEEVHVPQNGINHPGVTALATAMQHNPQLRVLNLNDNTFTKKGAIAMAQALKHLRSVQVINFGDCLVRSEGAIAIAEAITEGLPILKELNLSFGEITGEAALLVAQSVEGKATLEKLDLNGNCLGEEGCDALREVMDGLNMGDLLGSLSDDEGEPEEDEEDDEDEEDDYEEEEDDDVEEEDSSVNQVSSPLSVPRPPDASSFLCFPSPDKLLKLGTKRALLFEQQVDVADAGKTAEAFLKISSVYNEEDKDVKSAVLDSIDAILRKAFASPSFQGYNFISSLLVMLGLLKSEDKVKPVRVVPGHLQALEYVVRQDYFPQDHIAVLEAFMSRHVQVLESCSSARNILKSTLEQVRPET is encoded by the exons ATGGCGACAGATGCTGTTACACAGTTGGCCGACTCTCTGGCCAAAACTCAGGTGACTGAGGGAGAGTTGAGTTATAAAGGCCAAGGACGCAAATTCGACAATGCACAATCTG TGGAAGAGATGGTGAAAGAGATCCAGGAGTTCAAGGGGTTGCAAGCGCTCAGGCTGGAGGGGAACACTTATGGGGTGGAGGCAGCACAGGCCATCGCTAAAGCCCTGGAGACAAAGAGTGAATTTAAG tactGTTACTGGAGTGACATGTTTACTGGGCGACTGCGTTCTGAGATACCTCCAGCCCTG AACTCTCTGGGTGCGGCCCTGATGACAGCAGGCGCCAGACTGACCGTGCTGGACCTTAGTGACAATGCCTTTGGACCAGACGGGGTGAAGGGCATCGAGAAGTTGCTCAAGAGCACTGCCTGTCACACACTGCAGGAACTGAGGCTCAACAACTGCGGCATGGGCATTGGTGGAGGCAAG ATCTTAGCTGCAGCGTTGACGGAGTGCTATAAGCAGTCCAGTGCACAGGGCACTCCCCTCGGGCTGAAGGTGTTCATCGCAGGCAGAAACCGTCTGGAGAACGATGGGGCCACTGCCCTCGCCCAGGCCTTCCAG CTGATGGGTAGTCTGGAGGAGGTGCACGTGCCCCAGAATGGGATCAACCACCCTGGAGTGACTGCTCTGGCCACTGCCATGCAACACAACCCCCAGCTCCGGGTCCTCAACCTCAACGACAACACCTTCACCAAGAAAGGAGCTATCGCCATGGCACAG GCTCTGAAACATTTGCGTAGTGTCCAGGTGATAAACTTTGGAGACTGTCTGGTGCGTTCCGAGGGGGCTATAGCCATCGCAGAGGCAATCACTGAGGGGCTTCCCATCCTCAAG GAGCTGAATCTGTCATTCGGGGAGATCACAGGAGAAGCTGCACTGCTGGTGGCACAATCAGTCGAGGGCAAAGCCACACTGGAGAAACTGGACCTAAATG GTAACTGCCTGGGGGAGGAGGGCTGTGATGCTCTCAGAGAGGTAATGGATGGCCTGAACATGGGAGACCTGCTGGGATCACTCAG TGACGATGAAGGGGAGccggaggaggatgaggaggatgatgaagatgaggaggatgactatgaggaggaggaggatgatgatgtggAGGAAGAAGACAGCAGTGTGAATCAGGTTTCCTCCCCTCTGTCAGTGCCCCGACCCCCAGatgcctcctccttcctctgctTCCCATCCCCCGACAAGCTACTTAAACTGGGCACCAAGAGGGCCCTGCTCTTTGAACAGCAG GTAGATGTGGCGGATGCTGGTAAGACAGCGGAGGCATTCCTGAAAATCTCCTCTGTGTACAATGAGGAAGATAAAGATGTTAAGAGTGCTGTACTAGACAGTATTG ATGCAATTCTTAGGAAAGCCTTCGCAAGCCCCTCCTTCCAAGGTTACAACTTTATATCATCACTGTTAGTAATGCTGGGACTCCTCAAG AGTGAGGACAAGGTGAAGCCGGTGCGTGTGGTACCTGGGCATTTGCAGGCCCTGGAGTATGTTGTGCGTCAGGACTACTTCCCCCAGGACCACATTGCCGTGCTGGAGGCCTTCATGTCCCG ACACGTCCAGGTACTGGAGTCGTGCAGCAGCGCCAGGAACATCCTCAAGTCCACGCTGGAGCAGGTCAGGCCTGAAACCTGA
- the LOC124015652 gene encoding ran GTPase-activating protein 1-like isoform X2, which translates to MATDAVTQLADSLAKTQVTEGELSYKGQGRKFDNAQSVEEMVKEIQEFKGLQALRLEGNTYGVEAAQAIAKALETKSEFKYCYWSDMFTGRLRSEIPPALNSLGAALMTAGARLTVLDLSDNAFGPDGVKGIEKLLKSTACHTLQELRLNNCGMGIGGGKILAAALTECYKQSSAQGTPLGLKVFIAGRNRLENDGATALAQAFQLMGSLEEVHVPQNGINHPGVTALATAMQHNPQLRVLNLNDNTFTKKGAIAMAQALKHLRSVQVINFGDCLVRSEGAIAIAEAITEGLPILKELNLSFGEITGEAALLVAQSVEGKATLEKLDLNGNCLGEEGCDALREVMDGLNMGDLLGSLSDDEGEPEEDEEDDEDEEDDYEEEEDDDVEEEDSSVNQVSSPLSVPRPPDASSFLCFPSPDKLLKLGTKRALLFEQQVDVADAGKTAEAFLKISSVYNEEDKDVKSAVLDSIDAILRKAFASPSFQGYNFISSLLVMLGLLKSEDKVKPVRVVPGHLQALEYVVRQDYFPQDHIAVLEAFMSR; encoded by the exons ATGGCGACAGATGCTGTTACACAGTTGGCCGACTCTCTGGCCAAAACTCAGGTGACTGAGGGAGAGTTGAGTTATAAAGGCCAAGGACGCAAATTCGACAATGCACAATCTG TGGAAGAGATGGTGAAAGAGATCCAGGAGTTCAAGGGGTTGCAAGCGCTCAGGCTGGAGGGGAACACTTATGGGGTGGAGGCAGCACAGGCCATCGCTAAAGCCCTGGAGACAAAGAGTGAATTTAAG tactGTTACTGGAGTGACATGTTTACTGGGCGACTGCGTTCTGAGATACCTCCAGCCCTG AACTCTCTGGGTGCGGCCCTGATGACAGCAGGCGCCAGACTGACCGTGCTGGACCTTAGTGACAATGCCTTTGGACCAGACGGGGTGAAGGGCATCGAGAAGTTGCTCAAGAGCACTGCCTGTCACACACTGCAGGAACTGAGGCTCAACAACTGCGGCATGGGCATTGGTGGAGGCAAG ATCTTAGCTGCAGCGTTGACGGAGTGCTATAAGCAGTCCAGTGCACAGGGCACTCCCCTCGGGCTGAAGGTGTTCATCGCAGGCAGAAACCGTCTGGAGAACGATGGGGCCACTGCCCTCGCCCAGGCCTTCCAG CTGATGGGTAGTCTGGAGGAGGTGCACGTGCCCCAGAATGGGATCAACCACCCTGGAGTGACTGCTCTGGCCACTGCCATGCAACACAACCCCCAGCTCCGGGTCCTCAACCTCAACGACAACACCTTCACCAAGAAAGGAGCTATCGCCATGGCACAG GCTCTGAAACATTTGCGTAGTGTCCAGGTGATAAACTTTGGAGACTGTCTGGTGCGTTCCGAGGGGGCTATAGCCATCGCAGAGGCAATCACTGAGGGGCTTCCCATCCTCAAG GAGCTGAATCTGTCATTCGGGGAGATCACAGGAGAAGCTGCACTGCTGGTGGCACAATCAGTCGAGGGCAAAGCCACACTGGAGAAACTGGACCTAAATG GTAACTGCCTGGGGGAGGAGGGCTGTGATGCTCTCAGAGAGGTAATGGATGGCCTGAACATGGGAGACCTGCTGGGATCACTCAG TGACGATGAAGGGGAGccggaggaggatgaggaggatgatgaagatgaggaggatgactatgaggaggaggaggatgatgatgtggAGGAAGAAGACAGCAGTGTGAATCAGGTTTCCTCCCCTCTGTCAGTGCCCCGACCCCCAGatgcctcctccttcctctgctTCCCATCCCCCGACAAGCTACTTAAACTGGGCACCAAGAGGGCCCTGCTCTTTGAACAGCAG GTAGATGTGGCGGATGCTGGTAAGACAGCGGAGGCATTCCTGAAAATCTCCTCTGTGTACAATGAGGAAGATAAAGATGTTAAGAGTGCTGTACTAGACAGTATTG ATGCAATTCTTAGGAAAGCCTTCGCAAGCCCCTCCTTCCAAGGTTACAACTTTATATCATCACTGTTAGTAATGCTGGGACTCCTCAAG AGTGAGGACAAGGTGAAGCCGGTGCGTGTGGTACCTGGGCATTTGCAGGCCCTGGAGTATGTTGTGCGTCAGGACTACTTCCCCCAGGACCACATTGCCGTGCTGGAGGCCTTCATGTCCCGGTAA